The following proteins are encoded in a genomic region of Triticum dicoccoides isolate Atlit2015 ecotype Zavitan chromosome 1B, WEW_v2.0, whole genome shotgun sequence:
- the LOC119350253 gene encoding serine protease Do-like HtrA, with the protein MPQAATQEGEASGSGPTLALRRGRSSTVSATPTTTTRSMALVRARRKPPGSQSPQEPPVRSPTSKRKRGAAANQKSKERTRTRDEEEEEEEEDGVSSAGSSPIRAPQIPDALYEDLDMLKAIQDIHDAYDEKLGRQMELPTLYLHTCKPPTCLSTNPKLLRVRESTTKTVLAAAPSPSVIGLSSSVGRHSLTRCSGFWVDWDEENKKGTVLTTAHLIRTKSPSSNDWLGKDEYAPKAKVFVHFRDATTEKATMLYYEKHYNLAMFEVRVDEPVQLLSFNDDVKSAEEVFELGRDESSFLTIGHGMVQYLNPNLLERHHYLYVHGTDEHPKYDNGGPVIDFDGKIVGMLYMYVSLLHACMSIHCGLRKRGTENKQILRMSRPHLGLKFSAMKLLDPPLIEQILVKCSIDSGLIVQEVSEGSPAEKLGFRVGDVIECLNGKHVSTTVELENMLLSKYVEGSSGLNSEVDIEVWVFHMRRSLWRSKTLTVKISDDAEVIVRGASYEDCIIGIVSGTA; encoded by the exons ATGCCGCAAGCCGccacccaagagggagaggcgtcGGGGTCCGGACCAACCCTCGCGCTCCGCCGCGGCCGGAGCTCCACCGTCTCAGCAACACCCACGACGACCACCCGGTCGATGGCCCTGGTGCGTGCGCGGCGGAAGCCCCCGGGCTCCCAATCGCCACAGGAACCACCCGTGCGGTCCCCGACAAGTAAGAGAAAGAGGGGGGCGGCTGCCAACCAGAAATCGAAGGAACGGACAAGGACcagggatgaggaggaggaggaggaggaagaggatggggtCTCATCTGCAGGCAGCTCCCCAATTCGCGCGCCGCAGATTCCGGATGCGTTATATGAAGATCTGGATATGCTTAAGGCCATTCAAGATATACACGATGCATACGATGAAAAATTAG GTCGCCAAATGGAACTGCCGACTCTTTATCTGCACACGTGTAAACCGCCCACATGCTTGAGTACTAATCCTAAGCTTCTTCGTGTCCGCGAATCCACAACAAAGACAGTGCTTGCTGCTGCTCCATCA CCATCAGTTATTGGACTTTCATCTTCTGTTG GTCGTCATTCGCTAACACGATGCTCTGGATTTTGGGTTGATTGGGATGAGGAGAACAAAAAAGGTACTGTTTTGACTACTGCACATCTGATTCGCACGAAGTCCCCATCCTCAAATGACTGGCTAGGTAAAGATGAGTATGCTCCCAAGGCCAAG GTTTTTGTTCACTTTCGGGATGCCACTACTGAGAAGGCCACCATGCTGTACTACGAGAAGCACTACAATCTTGCTATGTTTGAGGTTAGAGTAGATGAACCTGTCCAGTTGCTCTCCTTCAATGATGACGTGAAAAGTGCTGAAGAAGTGTTTGAACTCGGAAGAGATGAAAGTTCATTTCTAACGATAGGTCATGGTATGGTGCAATATCTGAATCCCAACCTGCTTGAACGGCATCACTATCTGTATGTTCATGGCACAGATGAGCATCCTAAG TATGACAATGGAGGGCCAGTTATTGACTTTGATGGCAAGATTGTGGGAATG CTATACATGTATGTGTCGcttttgcatgcatgcatgagcatacaTTGTGGATTGCGCAAAAGAGGTACCGAGAACAAGCAAATACT GCGCATGTCTCGACCCCACCTTGGATTGAAGTTTTCTGCAATGAAGCTTTTAGATCCTCCTCTTATCGAGCAAATATTGGTCAAGTGTAGCATTGATAGTGGTCTTATTGTTCAAGAG GTGTCAGAAGGATCTCCCGCTGAGAAACTTGGATTTCGAGTGGGTGATGTCATTGAATGCTTAAATGGAAAACACGTCTCTACCACCGTTGAG CTAGAGAACATGTTGCTGAGTAAGTATGTGGAAGGATCAAGTGGCCTTAATTCTGAGGTGGATATTGAG GTTTGGGTATTTCATATGCGCAGAAGTCTTTGGAGAAGTAAAACATTAACTGTAAAAATATCTGATGACGCAGAAGTCATTGTGAGAGGAG CATCATATGAGGACTGCATAATTGGCATTGTAAGTGGAACTGCATAA